Proteins encoded in a region of the Bradyrhizobium sp. CB3481 genome:
- a CDS encoding ABC transporter substrate-binding protein gives MKKREISRRSVLQGSLMASALAGTASYFGPWKENRVWAQGTKPIKLGLTCDASGQYGNSGQDDLRGIQMAIDEANAKGGVLGRKITWITADTETTPATGSRIAERFITREDCTILIGAVHSGVANAITQVAAKNGVIYLNTNSSAPSEAGENCSRIKFVWDGNGTNFSKASVQNAVNSIGKNWMLLTNDYVWGHTTSAATKTQVEAAGGKIIDNLLVPQNTRDFTAYLLKIQQAKPDVVATAIGGDDIKALREQVAQLKLDGKPAWINNQQDWPDVWGAPNSLFGVFGTTWYHKLALPGVPEFVKKWQAANKEGSIPVPGNVSYNGYMATRELLRAIARAGSTNNVKIIKELENLKVSAADRMQHFDAYMDPVTHQMQQTIYLARRNAKPSDSTDLYEIISWTEPKAVADTDAAAKCKLVPYEQVPTVDS, from the coding sequence ATGAAAAAGCGTGAGATCTCGCGGCGAAGCGTTTTGCAGGGCAGCCTGATGGCGAGTGCCTTGGCCGGCACGGCGAGCTATTTCGGGCCGTGGAAGGAAAACCGGGTCTGGGCGCAAGGCACCAAGCCGATCAAGCTTGGCCTGACCTGCGACGCCAGCGGTCAATACGGCAACAGCGGGCAGGACGACCTGCGCGGCATCCAGATGGCCATCGATGAAGCCAACGCCAAGGGCGGGGTGCTCGGCCGCAAGATCACTTGGATCACGGCCGATACCGAAACGACGCCGGCCACCGGCAGCCGCATCGCCGAACGCTTCATCACGCGGGAGGACTGCACGATCCTGATCGGCGCGGTGCATTCGGGCGTCGCCAACGCCATTACCCAGGTCGCCGCCAAGAACGGCGTCATCTACCTCAACACCAATTCCTCGGCGCCCAGCGAGGCCGGCGAAAACTGTTCGCGCATCAAGTTCGTCTGGGACGGCAACGGCACCAATTTCTCCAAGGCCTCGGTGCAGAACGCCGTCAATTCGATCGGCAAGAACTGGATGCTGCTCACCAACGACTATGTGTGGGGCCACACCACGTCGGCGGCGACAAAGACGCAGGTCGAAGCGGCCGGCGGCAAAATCATCGATAACCTGCTGGTGCCGCAGAACACCCGCGACTTCACCGCCTATCTGCTGAAGATCCAGCAGGCGAAACCCGATGTGGTCGCAACCGCGATTGGCGGCGACGATATCAAGGCGCTGCGCGAGCAGGTCGCCCAGCTCAAGCTCGACGGCAAGCCGGCCTGGATCAACAACCAGCAGGACTGGCCCGATGTCTGGGGCGCGCCCAACAGCCTGTTCGGTGTGTTCGGCACCACCTGGTATCACAAGCTGGCGCTACCCGGTGTCCCCGAATTCGTGAAGAAATGGCAGGCCGCCAACAAGGAGGGGTCGATACCGGTACCCGGCAACGTCTCCTACAACGGCTACATGGCGACGCGCGAACTACTGCGCGCGATCGCGCGGGCTGGCTCGACCAACAACGTCAAGATCATCAAGGAGCTTGAAAACCTCAAGGTGTCGGCGGCCGACCGCATGCAGCACTTCGATGCCTACATGGATCCGGTGACCCATCAGATGCAGCAGACGATCTATCTAGCGCGGCGAAACGCCAAGCCGTCCGACAGCACCGATCTCTACGAGATCATCAGCTGGACCGAGCCCAAGGCGGTCGCCGATACCGATGCCGCCGCCAAGTGCAAGCTCGTTCCCTACGAGCAGGTTCCGACCGTGGATTCCTGA
- a CDS encoding MFS transporter, translating to MKFAEFKKAGHWPTLLAAFLYFDISFMAWVALGPLIVYIVRDMNLAVDEKFTLVAIPVLAGALLRVPMGLLADLFGAKKTGIVAQLVVIAATAWVCYFGLPSKLSIELFGLALGIGGASFAVALPQASRWYPPQYQGVVMGIAGAGNMGVVLDTMFAPSIAEHWGWQAVFGVLLVPMLLILAYYIYAAKDAPGERKPVSLKAYGTLLRDPDSRWFMFFYFITFGGFVGLANALPLYFTVQYHVSGVAAGLLVSLIVMFGSGFRPVGGLIADRIGGIRSLSMFFGVVVAAYLVIAFMPEGPAAPAPAGWALTEMPKIAWMSVLLFSIGVLALGMGNGAVFQLIPLRFRQEIGLMTGMVGCAGGIGGFFLAKTLGLAKGMTGGFGAGFLFFGLLALLGFIGLAMVKVRWRTTWGAASGARV from the coding sequence ATGAAGTTTGCTGAATTCAAGAAGGCCGGCCATTGGCCCACGCTGCTCGCCGCCTTTCTCTACTTCGACATAAGCTTCATGGCTTGGGTCGCGCTCGGCCCGTTGATCGTTTACATCGTGCGCGACATGAACCTTGCGGTGGACGAAAAGTTCACGCTCGTCGCCATTCCGGTTCTGGCCGGCGCGCTGCTCCGGGTGCCGATGGGCCTGCTCGCCGATCTGTTCGGCGCCAAGAAAACCGGAATCGTCGCGCAGCTCGTCGTCATCGCCGCGACGGCCTGGGTCTGCTATTTCGGACTTCCGAGCAAGCTCTCGATCGAGCTGTTCGGCTTGGCGCTCGGCATCGGCGGCGCCTCGTTCGCGGTGGCGTTGCCGCAGGCGAGCCGCTGGTATCCGCCGCAATATCAGGGCGTGGTGATGGGGATTGCCGGCGCCGGCAATATGGGGGTCGTGCTCGACACCATGTTCGCGCCGTCGATCGCCGAACATTGGGGATGGCAGGCCGTGTTCGGTGTGCTGCTGGTTCCGATGCTGTTGATCCTCGCCTATTACATCTACGCCGCGAAGGACGCACCCGGCGAGCGAAAGCCGGTTTCGCTAAAGGCCTACGGCACATTGCTGCGCGATCCCGACAGCCGCTGGTTCATGTTCTTCTACTTCATCACCTTCGGTGGGTTCGTCGGGCTCGCCAACGCGCTGCCGCTGTATTTCACCGTGCAGTATCACGTCTCCGGCGTCGCGGCGGGCCTCCTGGTTTCCCTGATCGTCATGTTCGGTTCGGGCTTCCGCCCGGTCGGCGGTCTGATCGCCGACCGCATCGGCGGCATCCGCTCGCTGTCGATGTTCTTCGGCGTCGTCGTGGCGGCGTATCTCGTCATCGCATTCATGCCGGAGGGACCGGCCGCGCCGGCACCGGCCGGCTGGGCGCTCACCGAGATGCCGAAGATCGCCTGGATGTCGGTGCTGTTGTTCTCGATCGGCGTGCTGGCGCTCGGCATGGGCAATGGCGCCGTGTTCCAGCTCATCCCGCTACGCTTCCGTCAGGAGATCGGCCTGATGACCGGCATGGTCGGCTGCGCCGGCGGCATCGGCGGTTTCTTCCTCGCCAAGACGCTCGGCCTTGCCAAGGGAATGACCGGCGGTTTCGGCGCCGGCTTCCTGTTTTTCGGCCTGCTGGCGTTGCTTGGTTTCATCGGACTTGCCATGGTCAAGGTGCGCTGGCGCACCACTTGGGGCGCCGCATCGGGAGCGCGGGTCTGA
- a CDS encoding ATP-binding cassette domain-containing protein — translation MTPLLVLDRIRKVYTRGRVVRRPTFTLEVDLVIDRPAIIGVVGPNGAGKTTLFEMMTGSNAPSSGRAYVAGTDIHRVKYRERDRLAIHYHQSYQVRRFRKLVPSVLLERSPTAVPMVHLFDEPQFNLQDGYIGFMLDFFRKLRGEGRLVVLCLHPTAAWHLEILAEIAEQYLLVADGGVTRQPDFATLTSQPRFRSYLGEEMTRAAEALCAARAGAPH, via the coding sequence ATGACGCCGTTGCTTGTCCTCGATCGTATCAGAAAGGTCTACACGCGCGGGCGGGTGGTCCGGCGCCCGACATTCACCCTCGAGGTTGACCTCGTGATCGACCGGCCCGCGATCATTGGGGTGGTTGGACCGAACGGGGCCGGCAAGACCACGCTATTTGAGATGATGACCGGCTCCAACGCGCCGTCATCCGGCCGGGCCTACGTCGCCGGCACCGACATTCATCGGGTGAAGTACCGCGAACGCGACCGGCTGGCGATCCATTATCACCAGTCCTATCAGGTCCGCCGGTTTCGCAAGCTCGTGCCATCCGTGCTGCTCGAAAGATCGCCGACGGCCGTACCGATGGTGCATCTGTTCGACGAGCCGCAGTTCAATCTGCAGGACGGGTATATCGGCTTCATGCTCGATTTTTTCCGCAAGCTGCGGGGCGAGGGGCGGCTAGTGGTGCTGTGCCTGCATCCGACCGCGGCATGGCACCTGGAAATTCTGGCCGAGATCGCCGAGCAATATCTGCTGGTGGCCGATGGCGGCGTGACCCGGCAGCCGGATTTTGCGACGCTGACCAGCCAGCCCCGGTTCCGGAGCTATCTGGGTGAGGAAATGACGCGGGCCGCGGAGGCGCTATGCGCCGCTCGCGCGGGCGCACCCCACTGA
- a CDS encoding ABC transporter ATP-binding protein — protein sequence MFGASLAVERGKVFALLGPNGAGKTTMLRSILGLTRPRRGVVRFDGSDVTHHATHEIARAGVGWVPDDRRLCPTLSVARNLGIAQKRTRFRSWTIKETCEIFSPLEYLMERECENLSGGEMQMVAIARALVGAPGLILFDEPSQGLAPKIVGDVLATIRRLRDEGVASLVVEQNAEIALSVADQAAVIDRGRIAWSGEAAALRDDRELRQRLLGVH from the coding sequence TTGTTCGGCGCATCGCTGGCCGTCGAGCGCGGCAAGGTCTTCGCCCTGCTCGGCCCCAACGGCGCGGGCAAGACGACGATGCTGCGCTCCATCCTGGGATTGACGCGGCCGCGGCGCGGCGTGGTCAGGTTCGACGGCAGCGATGTCACTCACCATGCGACGCACGAAATCGCCCGTGCCGGTGTCGGCTGGGTGCCGGACGATCGTCGGCTGTGTCCGACGCTGTCGGTCGCCCGCAATCTCGGCATCGCGCAGAAGCGCACGCGTTTCCGCAGTTGGACGATCAAGGAAACCTGCGAGATTTTCTCGCCGCTCGAATATCTGATGGAGCGCGAGTGCGAAAATCTCTCCGGCGGCGAGATGCAGATGGTGGCGATCGCCCGCGCACTGGTCGGAGCGCCCGGGTTGATCCTGTTCGACGAGCCCAGCCAGGGCCTCGCACCCAAGATAGTCGGTGACGTGTTGGCGACGATACGCAGATTGCGGGATGAAGGAGTGGCGTCGCTCGTGGTCGAGCAGAATGCCGAAATCGCGTTGTCGGTGGCCGACCAGGCGGCTGTCATTGACCGCGGCCGGATTGCGTGGAGTGGTGAGGCGGCCGCGCTGCGCGATGACCGCGAACTCCGCCAGCGCCTGCTCGGAGTTCACTGA
- a CDS encoding branched-chain amino acid ABC transporter permease, which yields MFDLLPHVLNGLTLGLLFALIALGFMLIVGLMEQINLAHGSLFALGAYFAMQLLGPRPPLPPGITTAWLALPLDWRYAATLILAPLAAGLVGIAIEFCMRRTYGKDPMYGLLLTFGAAMVIEETIRLTWGTRDYVLQVPQAINGGFLFGDLIWSTYRFYAASIAAVIIGLVWLLIEKTPFGATVKAGAHDSEIVRALGINLTRLRLLVFFFGTMLAAIAGIIVAPIWGIRPHMGVDAVIPAFLVIVLGGVGSFWGAVVAGLLVGLAVGLCGAYASEWSLLSMYVLLVAVVTFRTRGLWGKKSVLEA from the coding sequence TTGTTCGATCTTCTTCCTCATGTTCTCAACGGCCTCACGCTTGGCCTGTTGTTCGCGCTGATTGCGCTCGGCTTCATGCTGATCGTCGGCCTGATGGAGCAGATCAACCTGGCGCATGGCTCGCTGTTCGCGCTCGGCGCCTACTTTGCCATGCAGCTATTGGGGCCGCGTCCGCCGTTGCCGCCCGGCATCACGACTGCCTGGCTCGCGCTGCCGCTAGACTGGCGCTACGCCGCGACGCTGATCCTCGCACCCTTGGCGGCGGGCCTTGTCGGGATCGCGATCGAGTTCTGCATGCGGCGGACCTATGGCAAGGATCCGATGTACGGCCTTCTGCTGACGTTCGGCGCGGCGATGGTGATCGAGGAGACGATCCGCCTGACCTGGGGCACGCGTGATTACGTCCTGCAGGTGCCGCAGGCGATCAATGGCGGTTTCCTGTTCGGCGATCTGATCTGGTCGACCTACCGCTTCTATGCCGCAAGCATTGCGGCCGTCATCATCGGACTGGTCTGGCTGCTGATCGAGAAGACGCCGTTTGGCGCGACCGTCAAGGCCGGCGCGCATGACAGCGAGATCGTGCGCGCACTCGGGATCAACCTGACGCGGCTGCGGCTGTTGGTCTTCTTCTTCGGCACCATGCTCGCGGCAATCGCCGGCATCATCGTGGCCCCGATCTGGGGTATCCGTCCGCATATGGGCGTCGATGCCGTTATTCCGGCGTTCCTGGTTATCGTGCTCGGCGGGGTCGGCAGCTTCTGGGGCGCTGTGGTGGCCGGGCTGCTGGTCGGTCTCGCTGTCGGTCTCTGCGGCGCCTATGCGTCCGAATGGTCGCTGCTGTCGATGTATGTGCTGCTGGTCGCGGTCGTAACCTTCAGGACGAGGGGCCTCTGGGGCAAGAAGAGCGTGCTTGAGGCCTAA
- a CDS encoding ABC transporter ATP-binding protein produces MALIEVEGVHVRFGDRVVLESIDLAVPEGEFHGLMGPNGAGKTTFFNVLTGRVKPSRGSIRLAGEDVTGLSPHRIADKGVARSFQIMTLFDDFSARENIMTGLPGFRARGFDMCRAAAADRDLSEQASDILAMVGLADKADVRARDLSYGDRRALEIAVALGQGPRVLCLDEPTSGLGTDGVQRLGQLVSQLKRKLTIVAIEHDMEFLFSLADRISVIHWGQVVARGAPRELQQNEWVRRSNLGRFA; encoded by the coding sequence ATGGCGCTGATCGAGGTCGAGGGAGTCCACGTCCGTTTCGGCGACCGCGTCGTGCTGGAAAGCATCGATCTTGCGGTGCCGGAGGGGGAGTTCCACGGTCTGATGGGGCCGAACGGTGCCGGCAAGACCACGTTCTTCAACGTGCTTACCGGCCGCGTCAAGCCGAGCCGCGGTTCGATCCGGCTCGCCGGCGAGGACGTCACCGGCCTCAGCCCGCACCGCATCGCCGACAAGGGCGTCGCCCGCTCTTTTCAGATCATGACGCTATTCGATGATTTCAGCGCCCGCGAGAACATCATGACGGGCCTGCCCGGTTTTCGCGCCCGCGGCTTTGACATGTGCCGCGCGGCTGCAGCGGATCGTGACCTTTCCGAGCAGGCGTCAGACATTCTCGCGATGGTCGGCCTTGCCGACAAGGCTGACGTTCGCGCCAGGGATCTCTCCTATGGCGATCGCCGCGCGCTCGAAATCGCCGTTGCGCTCGGGCAGGGCCCGCGCGTGCTGTGCCTGGACGAGCCGACATCCGGGCTCGGCACCGATGGCGTGCAGCGGCTCGGCCAGCTGGTCAGCCAGCTCAAGCGCAAGCTCACGATCGTGGCAATCGAACACGACATGGAATTCCTGTTCTCGCTGGCGGACCGTATTTCCGTGATCCATTGGGGGCAGGTGGTCGCGCGCGGCGCGCCGCGGGAGCTGCAGCAGAACGAATGGGTCAGGCGCTCGAATCTCGGACGGTTCGCATGA
- a CDS encoding NAD-dependent succinate-semialdehyde dehydrogenase, whose protein sequence is MAYSNTQLFINGKWRPSQSGRTIAVLNPATEETIGTVAHADRADLDEALEAAAKGFKAWRAVAPFDRCRIMRKAAQIMRERNDEIAPLLTMEQGKTLAEAKMEAMAAADVIEWFAEEAKRAYGRVIPARGPGIYQIAVKEPVGPVAAFTPWNFPINQVVRKLSAGLAAGCSIIVKAPEETPASPAQLIKAFADAGVPDGVINLVYGVPSEISEYLIPHPVIRKISFTGSTIIGKQLSALAGLHMKRATMELGGHAPAIVFKDADVTSAAKILAAAKYRNAGQVCISPTRMLVQDDVFREFVDKFVEGAKSMKVGNGLDPDSKMGSLANPRRVTAIEGMVQDAVGKGAKLETGGHRVGNKGYFFEPTVVSDVPKDARAMNEEPFGPLALISRFSTFDEVAEEANRLPFGLASYAFTSSTKTATAIGAAIEAGMVSINSFGLALPEVPFGGVKDSGYGSEGGTEAMEGYFNTKFITQTGV, encoded by the coding sequence GTGGCATATTCGAACACTCAACTCTTCATCAACGGCAAATGGCGTCCGAGCCAGTCGGGCAGGACGATTGCCGTGCTCAACCCGGCGACCGAGGAAACAATCGGCACAGTGGCCCATGCCGACCGCGCCGATCTCGACGAGGCGCTGGAAGCGGCCGCCAAGGGTTTCAAGGCCTGGCGTGCGGTGGCGCCGTTCGACCGCTGCCGGATCATGCGCAAGGCGGCCCAAATCATGCGCGAGCGCAATGACGAGATAGCGCCGCTCCTGACCATGGAGCAGGGCAAGACGCTGGCCGAAGCCAAGATGGAGGCGATGGCGGCGGCCGACGTCATCGAGTGGTTCGCAGAAGAAGCCAAGCGCGCCTATGGCAGGGTGATCCCGGCCCGCGGCCCCGGCATTTACCAGATCGCGGTCAAGGAGCCGGTCGGCCCGGTCGCTGCCTTCACGCCCTGGAATTTCCCGATCAACCAGGTGGTCCGCAAGCTCTCCGCGGGCCTTGCGGCCGGCTGCTCGATCATCGTCAAGGCGCCTGAGGAAACCCCGGCATCGCCCGCGCAACTGATCAAGGCGTTCGCCGATGCGGGCGTGCCCGACGGCGTCATCAATCTGGTCTACGGTGTGCCGTCGGAGATTTCGGAATATCTCATTCCGCATCCTGTGATCCGCAAGATTTCCTTCACCGGCTCCACCATCATCGGCAAGCAGCTCTCCGCACTGGCCGGCCTGCACATGAAGCGCGCCACCATGGAGCTCGGCGGTCACGCACCGGCGATCGTGTTCAAGGACGCCGACGTTACCTCGGCGGCGAAGATCCTGGCGGCCGCGAAGTATCGCAATGCCGGCCAGGTCTGCATCTCGCCGACCCGCATGCTGGTGCAGGACGATGTGTTCCGTGAGTTCGTCGACAAGTTCGTCGAGGGCGCCAAGTCGATGAAGGTCGGTAACGGCCTCGATCCGGACTCGAAGATGGGCTCGCTCGCCAATCCGCGCCGCGTCACCGCGATCGAAGGCATGGTGCAGGACGCCGTCGGCAAGGGCGCCAAGCTCGAGACCGGCGGTCACCGCGTCGGCAACAAAGGCTACTTCTTCGAGCCGACCGTCGTCAGCGACGTGCCGAAGGATGCCCGCGCCATGAACGAGGAGCCGTTCGGACCGCTGGCGCTGATTTCGCGCTTCTCGACCTTCGACGAGGTGGCGGAAGAAGCCAACCGCCTGCCGTTCGGCCTTGCGTCCTACGCCTTCACCAGCTCGACCAAGACCGCGACCGCGATCGGCGCTGCGATCGAAGCCGGCATGGTCTCGATCAACAGCTTTGGTCTCGCGCTGCCCGAAGTGCCGTTCGGCGGCGTCAAGGATTCCGGCTACGGCTCGGAAGGTGGCACCGAGGCGATGGAAGGCTATTTCAACACCAAGTTCATCACCCAGACCGGGGTGTGA
- a CDS encoding bifunctional protein-serine/threonine kinase/phosphatase: MTIGSQRNLGVRVGFVSETGKRSANEDYVGTCLGQSGLNNRDIVAAVADGVGGHKGGREAAELAVRCFIDAYYSLPETLGVRRRASRSLEAANSWIYTQGRTDPRLSGMSCAFSSIILSRRLCHVIHIGDTRAYRLSEGRLERLTTDHIAGRGDLAHLLNRAIGFEDFARFDYATVGLRQHDRLLVCSDGVHGVLADHRLQLLLSERTSPEESARALVDAALDAGSTDNMTALVLDVVDLPPADRDELTHSIATLPILDLPETDDVIDDFALGEILSDGRYSRLFKATDKRQGREVVLKFPHPRVASEGSYRLAFVREAWVAARVRSLWIGEIVELPAERQTRLYSVMPLYEGETLEQRLNRSPQLSLAEGIGIATKLARAVATLHRAGIIHRDIKPDNVILLKGGGLRLVDLGVARVPLLEDFPAEDIPGTPSYMAPELFGGRPGDEFSDLYALGVTVYRMFTAAYPYGEIEPFSRPRFGKPANLARYRPDLPAWLDAVIGKALHVDPAQRYGDVIEFSHELENGATWAKPAVTSRRSLYERDPLVFWKSLSASLVVLVILLLAWIVKS, translated from the coding sequence GTGACGATCGGTTCGCAACGTAATCTCGGGGTTCGCGTCGGCTTCGTCAGCGAGACCGGCAAGCGCTCCGCCAATGAGGATTACGTCGGTACCTGCCTCGGGCAATCCGGCCTGAACAACCGCGACATCGTCGCCGCCGTCGCCGACGGCGTCGGCGGGCACAAGGGCGGGCGCGAAGCCGCCGAGCTCGCGGTTCGCTGCTTCATCGACGCCTATTATTCCCTGCCCGAGACGCTCGGCGTGCGTCGCCGGGCATCGCGCTCGCTTGAAGCCGCCAATAGCTGGATCTACACGCAGGGCCGCACCGATCCCCGGCTCAGCGGCATGAGCTGCGCCTTCTCGTCGATCATCCTGTCGCGGCGGCTCTGCCACGTCATTCACATCGGTGACACCCGCGCCTATCGGTTGAGCGAGGGACGGCTGGAACGGTTGACCACGGATCACATCGCCGGACGCGGCGATCTCGCGCACCTGCTCAACCGCGCCATCGGCTTCGAAGATTTCGCCCGCTTCGATTATGCGACCGTCGGATTGCGGCAGCACGACAGGCTCCTGGTCTGCAGCGACGGCGTGCATGGCGTGCTCGCCGATCATCGGCTGCAGCTATTATTGAGCGAGCGCACCTCGCCGGAAGAATCCGCGCGCGCGCTTGTCGATGCGGCGCTCGATGCCGGCTCGACCGACAACATGACGGCCTTGGTGCTCGACGTCGTCGACCTGCCGCCCGCCGACCGTGACGAGCTCACTCACTCGATCGCCACGCTTCCGATCCTGGACCTGCCGGAAACGGACGATGTCATCGACGATTTCGCGCTCGGCGAGATATTGTCCGACGGACGCTACAGCCGGCTGTTCAAGGCGACCGACAAGCGGCAAGGCCGCGAAGTCGTGCTGAAATTTCCACATCCACGCGTTGCCAGCGAGGGCTCCTATCGCCTCGCCTTCGTCCGCGAAGCCTGGGTCGCGGCGCGCGTGCGCAGCCTGTGGATCGGCGAGATCGTCGAGCTGCCCGCCGAACGGCAGACCCGCCTCTATTCGGTGATGCCGCTTTACGAGGGCGAGACGCTGGAGCAGCGGCTCAACCGCTCGCCGCAGCTTTCGCTCGCCGAAGGCATCGGGATCGCGACCAAGCTGGCGCGCGCGGTGGCGACGCTGCACCGCGCCGGCATCATCCATCGCGACATCAAGCCCGATAACGTGATCCTGCTGAAGGGCGGCGGATTGCGGCTCGTCGACCTCGGCGTCGCCCGCGTGCCGCTGCTCGAGGATTTTCCGGCCGAGGATATTCCGGGGACGCCGAGCTACATGGCGCCGGAGCTGTTCGGCGGCCGGCCGGGTGATGAATTTTCCGATCTCTATGCACTCGGCGTCACCGTGTACCGGATGTTCACCGCCGCCTATCCCTATGGCGAGATCGAGCCGTTCTCGCGGCCCCGCTTCGGCAAGCCCGCCAACCTCGCGCGCTATCGTCCCGACCTGCCGGCCTGGCTGGACGCGGTGATCGGCAAGGCGCTGCACGTCGACCCTGCGCAGCGCTATGGCGATGTCATCGAATTTTCGCACGAGCTCGAGAACGGCGCGACATGGGCGAAACCAGCCGTCACGTCGCGGCGCTCGCTCTATGAGCGCGATCCGCTCGTGTTCTGGAAAAGCCTGTCCGCAAGCCTCGTCGTGCTGGTCATCCTGCTTCTCGCATGGATCGTAAAAAGTTAG
- a CDS encoding branched-chain amino acid ABC transporter permease, translating to MIATHQSDSIRLITPTMLVLFLALLTVPLWIAHAGLYPYLGIEILIWSIYALAFNLVLGMAGLPSFGHGAYFGIGAYAFGLCQFNVAANLWVCMAAAFAVAGLAGALVALFISHRRGIYYAFMTIAFGQIFWTVAIKSHKVTGGEDGLLKIARLPADLGFASFDLSSNVAFYYFVLIVFGVAAIAMWRLVHSPYGRVIAAIKQSETRAAHLGYNVWLYKASIFTLSAAISGFAGGLFAMAQLAAFPDVMSLHQSGYVVMMTLVGGGLVSFWGPVVGVFLFLTARDVIGALTNAWMLYFGLLFMAVVLFWPEGVAGAIAAIWQNRSLHLARQQGSSALRVLFGVGRWR from the coding sequence ATGATCGCGACACACCAATCGGATTCCATTCGGCTGATTACGCCCACCATGCTGGTGCTGTTCCTGGCGTTGTTGACGGTGCCGCTCTGGATCGCGCATGCCGGCCTTTATCCCTATCTCGGCATCGAAATCCTGATCTGGTCGATCTACGCCCTGGCATTCAATCTTGTGCTTGGAATGGCCGGCCTGCCGTCGTTCGGCCATGGCGCCTACTTCGGAATCGGCGCCTACGCTTTCGGCCTCTGTCAGTTCAACGTCGCCGCCAACCTATGGGTCTGCATGGCGGCTGCGTTCGCCGTCGCCGGGCTCGCCGGTGCGCTGGTGGCGCTGTTCATCTCGCACCGGCGCGGCATCTACTATGCCTTCATGACGATCGCGTTCGGTCAGATCTTCTGGACGGTCGCGATCAAGTCGCACAAGGTCACCGGCGGCGAGGACGGGCTGTTGAAGATCGCGCGGCTGCCGGCCGATCTCGGGTTTGCATCGTTCGATCTCTCCAGCAATGTCGCGTTCTACTATTTCGTTCTCATCGTGTTCGGCGTTGCGGCCATTGCGATGTGGCGGCTGGTGCATTCGCCCTATGGCCGCGTGATTGCGGCGATCAAGCAGAGCGAAACGCGGGCGGCGCATCTCGGCTACAATGTCTGGCTCTACAAGGCCTCGATCTTCACGCTGTCGGCCGCCATATCGGGGTTTGCCGGTGGGCTGTTCGCGATGGCGCAACTCGCGGCGTTTCCTGATGTCATGAGCCTGCATCAATCGGGCTATGTGGTGATGATGACGCTGGTCGGCGGCGGTCTCGTCAGCTTTTGGGGGCCGGTGGTCGGCGTCTTCCTGTTCCTGACGGCGCGCGACGTGATCGGTGCGCTAACCAACGCATGGATGCTGTATTTCGGTCTGCTTTTCATGGCCGTCGTGCTGTTCTGGCCTGAAGGTGTCGCCGGAGCCATTGCCGCTATCTGGCAGAACAGGTCACTGCATCTGGCGCGGCAGCAGGGCAGTTCGGCGTTGCGTGTGTTATTCGGAGTTGGGCGATGGCGCTGA